The following coding sequences are from one Paenibacillus sp. FSL R5-0912 window:
- a CDS encoding putative immunity protein has translation MNTKLAAGGLDKSIAALAGASNHQVLALWAADCAERVLPYLEAACPEDQRPRQAVEAGRAWVRGELKMAAARQAAFAAHSAARAAGPAEACAAARAAGHAAATAHVATHAVHAATYAAKAVHAAAAPAGAELAVTQEREWQYRHLAQLTRTD, from the coding sequence GTGAATACGAAACTGGCCGCGGGCGGGCTGGATAAGTCCATCGCCGCGCTTGCAGGCGCAAGTAATCATCAGGTGTTAGCGCTCTGGGCTGCCGACTGCGCTGAACGCGTGCTGCCTTATCTGGAGGCAGCATGCCCGGAAGACCAGCGGCCGCGGCAGGCGGTTGAAGCAGGGCGCGCCTGGGTTCGCGGTGAGCTTAAGATGGCCGCAGCCCGCCAAGCTGCGTTTGCCGCTCATTCGGCGGCCCGTGCCGCCGGTCCGGCAGAGGCTTGCGCTGCAGCCCGCGCTGCCGGACATGCTGCGGCAACTGCGCATGTTGCCACCCATGCAGTGCATGCCGCAACCTATGCCGCCAAGGCGGTACATGCCGCAGCGGCTCCTGCCGGAGCCGAACTCGCCGTCACGCAGGAGCGTGAATGGCAATACCGGCATTTGGCCCAGCTTACGAGGACTGATTAG
- a CDS encoding histidine phosphatase family protein has translation MVTNLFLVRHAHSAYSADELNRPLSERGQADARKVSGRLIHENIHVLISSPYKRAIQTIEGLAGPLGLEPVIEDDFRERLLSGGPVSDFGQAITKVWENPSFAWEGGESNLIAQDRGVQALHKVLQQYQGSNAVIGTHGNIMVLIMNALDKRYDYGFWKQLDMPDIYKLSFNGDTLTGVQRIWNRT, from the coding sequence ATGGTTACAAATTTGTTTTTGGTAAGGCATGCGCACTCGGCTTATTCGGCCGATGAATTAAACAGACCTTTATCTGAACGTGGACAGGCAGATGCGCGGAAGGTCAGCGGACGGCTCATCCATGAGAATATTCATGTCCTGATCTCCAGTCCCTATAAACGGGCAATACAGACCATTGAAGGACTGGCCGGCCCCCTGGGCCTTGAACCTGTAATCGAAGACGATTTCAGAGAACGGTTATTGTCCGGCGGACCCGTCAGCGACTTCGGCCAGGCCATTACGAAGGTATGGGAGAATCCCTCTTTTGCCTGGGAAGGCGGAGAATCTAACCTGATTGCCCAGGACAGGGGAGTTCAGGCACTCCACAAAGTATTGCAGCAATACCAAGGCAGTAACGCGGTCATCGGGACTCACGGTAATATTATGGTCTTAATCATGAATGCGCTGGATAAGCGTTATGATTACGGCTTCTGGAAGCAGCTGGATATGCCGGATATCTATAAGCTAAGCTTCAATGGAGACACACTTACCGGCGTGCAGCGGATTTGGAACAGGACCTGA
- a CDS encoding GH36-type glycosyl hydrolase domain-containing protein, protein MIRASEDNEYYELSSPTILPKASGFLWNERMMIHMNCRGYAVAQFMQPEPAKYSYAPNLEAKTFMQPEQPYYAHHPGRFVYVKDEESGEIFSAPYEPVRLPPDHYTFAVGKHNIVWKIEKSGIAIEMTLSLPKDEPMELWRVKVTNLSSAPRKISIYPYFTIGYMSWMNQSGEYKEALQGIVATAVTPYQKYQEYDRIKHLKDKTFLLADHAPASWEVNQEAFEGEGGISSPSALRSSLLSKGEARYESPVAILQYSIGLEPGEDREYRFIFGPARNEQEIADIRQRMFLNADANGANGFELAEREYAEYIREGRGCIEITTPDADLDNLVNHWLPRQMYYHGQTNRLTTDPQTRNYLQDNMGMSYIKPQTARSAFLTALSQQAVSGAMPDGIILHEAAELKYINQVPHTDHCVWLPICLSTYLDETDDYSILEEIVPYAGGEEAESVFEHIDRAMQWLIHERDERGLNYINQGDWCDPMNMVGYRGKGVSGWLTIATAYACMIWADICVHSGRLEAGKAFRLAADETNAVVNQYFWDGEWYARGITDDNVVFGISEDKEGRIFINPQGWALLSGAADEEKREKLMKSVTEQLETPYGVEKLAPSYTAMREDVGRVTQKHPGTAENGAVYNHAAAFYIYGLYAVGEQDQAYRLLRKMLPGPDIGDIIRRGQLPVFIPNYYRGAYKQFPKTAGRSSHLFNTGTVPWVYRCLIDGLFGLQGTREGLQVKPQLPSDWPEVTVKRNFRGAGLHIKMQREAGVKGTEVYLDGQLAEAGLLKDLKPGTEYTVLVKLPQVTN, encoded by the coding sequence ATGATAAGAGCATCTGAAGATAACGAGTATTACGAGTTGTCGAGTCCGACAATTCTGCCCAAGGCTTCAGGATTTCTATGGAATGAGCGGATGATGATTCATATGAATTGCCGCGGGTATGCGGTAGCCCAGTTCATGCAGCCCGAGCCAGCCAAGTACTCCTATGCGCCGAACCTGGAAGCCAAGACCTTCATGCAGCCGGAGCAGCCCTATTATGCCCACCATCCCGGCCGGTTTGTCTATGTTAAGGATGAGGAAAGCGGTGAGATATTCTCTGCCCCGTATGAGCCCGTCCGCTTGCCCCCTGATCACTATACCTTTGCTGTAGGCAAACATAATATTGTGTGGAAAATAGAGAAGAGTGGTATCGCCATCGAGATGACGCTGAGCCTGCCCAAGGATGAGCCGATGGAGCTGTGGCGGGTGAAGGTAACCAATCTGTCTTCAGCTCCACGGAAAATAAGCATTTATCCCTACTTCACCATCGGCTACATGTCATGGATGAACCAGTCCGGCGAGTATAAGGAGGCTCTGCAAGGGATCGTAGCTACAGCCGTTACGCCATATCAGAAATATCAGGAATATGACAGGATCAAACACCTGAAGGACAAGACCTTCCTGCTGGCTGATCACGCTCCGGCATCCTGGGAGGTGAATCAGGAAGCGTTCGAGGGGGAAGGCGGGATTAGCTCTCCGTCAGCGCTGAGAAGCAGTCTGCTATCCAAAGGGGAAGCCCGCTACGAATCACCGGTTGCCATTCTGCAGTATAGTATCGGACTGGAGCCGGGTGAGGATCGTGAATACCGGTTCATCTTCGGACCCGCCCGGAATGAACAGGAGATTGCTGATATCCGCCAGCGGATGTTCCTGAATGCTGATGCCAACGGCGCAAACGGATTTGAGCTTGCGGAACGTGAATACGCGGAATACATCCGCGAAGGCAGAGGCTGCATTGAGATCACGACTCCGGATGCGGACCTCGATAATCTGGTGAACCACTGGCTGCCCCGGCAGATGTACTATCACGGGCAGACGAACCGCCTGACGACTGACCCACAGACCCGTAATTATCTGCAGGATAATATGGGCATGAGTTATATTAAGCCGCAGACGGCGAGAAGTGCCTTCCTGACTGCTCTAAGCCAGCAGGCGGTAAGCGGAGCTATGCCGGATGGCATTATTTTGCATGAGGCCGCTGAACTGAAATATATTAATCAGGTTCCGCATACGGATCACTGTGTCTGGCTGCCCATTTGCCTCAGTACCTATCTGGATGAGACGGATGATTACAGCATTCTGGAAGAGATTGTCCCGTATGCGGGCGGTGAGGAAGCCGAATCTGTCTTCGAACATATCGATCGGGCGATGCAGTGGCTGATTCATGAGCGGGATGAACGGGGGCTGAACTATATCAACCAGGGTGACTGGTGTGACCCGATGAATATGGTAGGCTACCGGGGCAAGGGAGTATCCGGATGGCTGACGATAGCTACGGCGTATGCCTGCATGATCTGGGCGGATATCTGCGTTCACAGCGGCCGGCTGGAGGCTGGCAAGGCATTCCGCCTTGCGGCCGATGAGACGAATGCGGTCGTCAATCAGTATTTCTGGGATGGTGAGTGGTACGCGCGGGGAATCACCGATGACAATGTCGTGTTCGGAATCAGTGAGGATAAGGAAGGCCGGATCTTCATTAATCCGCAAGGCTGGGCGCTGCTCAGCGGTGCGGCCGATGAAGAGAAGCGGGAGAAGCTGATGAAGTCGGTCACGGAGCAGCTGGAGACACCATATGGGGTAGAAAAGCTGGCACCCTCCTATACCGCCATGCGGGAGGATGTAGGCCGGGTTACGCAGAAGCATCCGGGCACTGCCGAGAACGGGGCAGTCTATAATCATGCCGCAGCGTTCTATATCTATGGCCTGTATGCGGTGGGAGAGCAGGATCAGGCCTACCGTCTGCTGCGCAAAATGCTCCCGGGACCTGACATCGGGGATATCATCAGACGGGGCCAATTGCCTGTCTTCATCCCCAACTATTACCGAGGTGCTTACAAGCAATTCCCGAAGACTGCCGGACGCTCCAGCCATCTGTTTAATACTGGCACCGTTCCATGGGTATACCGCTGCCTGATAGATGGCCTGTTTGGACTCCAGGGCACGCGCGAAGGACTGCAGGTGAAGCCGCAGCTCCCTTCCGATTGGCCGGAGGTTACGGTTAAGCGTAACTTCAGAGGTGCCGGGCTGCATATCAAGATGCAGCGTGAAGCTGGGGTTAAGGGGACAGAAGTCTATCTGGACGGCCAGTTAGCAGAGGCAGGTCTTCTTAAGGATCTGAAACCTGGTACGGAGTATACTGTGCTGGTTAAGCTTCCGCAAGTCACGAACTGA
- a CDS encoding DUF4003 family protein produces the protein MKEQYLARLELFAENAQRIKKEFPWQNAQVNRLAALLYTVENKTADPEAIRANHALIKENTRMFSSFRGTSAISIATLLSLSAKPEQQLAETLAVYDLMKDVKFRASDYLVIAAYQIAAHTTSEQYVQVIERTKAFFDGMRAKHPFLTGQDDYIFAAMLGISTIGIEHGVERLEQLYVALKPEFFSGNSVQALTQVMLLGEEDGGSAERVLSLREAFRAQDIRMDKEYTLPSLGILSLLPYEQKELVSDVSETYELLRTRKGFGNWSINKQELLLLSAALVSYTYIDDVKSGIITSALSTSITNIIIAQQTAIAVAAATSAAAASSSSN, from the coding sequence ATGAAGGAACAATACCTGGCAAGACTTGAATTGTTCGCTGAAAATGCACAGAGAATCAAGAAAGAATTCCCCTGGCAAAATGCTCAGGTGAACCGCCTGGCCGCATTGCTCTACACCGTGGAGAACAAAACAGCCGATCCTGAAGCGATCCGTGCGAACCATGCGCTGATCAAGGAGAACACCCGGATGTTCTCTTCCTTCCGCGGGACTTCCGCCATCAGTATTGCTACCCTGCTCTCTCTTAGTGCTAAACCGGAGCAGCAGCTTGCCGAAACGCTGGCCGTCTATGATCTGATGAAGGATGTCAAATTCAGAGCTTCTGACTATCTCGTTATTGCCGCCTATCAGATTGCTGCCCATACTACATCCGAGCAATATGTCCAGGTGATCGAACGCACGAAGGCATTCTTCGATGGCATGAGAGCGAAGCATCCTTTCCTGACTGGACAGGATGACTATATCTTCGCTGCCATGCTTGGAATTTCCACTATCGGAATCGAGCACGGAGTAGAGCGCCTGGAACAGCTCTATGTTGCTCTTAAGCCTGAGTTTTTCTCCGGCAACAGCGTTCAGGCGCTGACACAGGTAATGCTGCTTGGGGAGGAAGATGGCGGATCTGCAGAACGGGTGCTCAGCCTGCGCGAGGCCTTCCGTGCACAGGACATTCGGATGGACAAGGAATATACACTACCTTCGCTTGGCATCCTGTCGCTGCTCCCCTATGAACAGAAAGAGCTAGTAAGCGATGTCTCAGAGACGTATGAGTTACTGCGTACCCGGAAGGGCTTCGGGAACTGGTCGATTAACAAGCAGGAGCTACTCCTGCTGTCTGCGGCACTGGTGTCCTATACGTATATAGACGACGTGAAAAGCGGCATTATCACTTCCGCGTTATCCACCAGCATTACCAACATCATCATTGCCCAGCAGACGGCAATTGCGGTTGCAGCCGCAACATCCGCTGCTGCGGCCTCGTCTTCTTCGAATTAG
- a CDS encoding ABC transporter ATP-binding protein codes for MARNKFDVDENLESPFNIKHFRRAMVYIRRKKKPMILAFVLSALSAAIALSAPLIMQHVVDVTIPAKEMGALVGWSALMLATIVVSVILATIRSRIMTSVGQDIIFDIRTDLFKHLQDLPFKYYDDRPQGKILIRVVNYVNAVSDVLSNGIINFILEIVNLIFIAAFMFAVDVRLSFVILAGLPVFLGVMLLIKTRQRRAWQAVSNKSSNLNAYLQESISGIGVTQMFSREQRNEGVFTRLAGNFRTEWMRALRYNTLIPFTVDNLSTMVTAMIFLVGLLTLNPQSMTLGVILAMSSYAARFWQPILNLSQLYNNFINAVAYLERIFETLDEPVTVSDIPGAKELPPVQGRVTFDDVTFAYDPGLNILENISFDVAAGESIALVGPTGAGKTTVVNLISRFYNLTGGRILIDGQDIAEITLKSLRSQMGIMLQDSFIFSGTILDNIRYGRPDATEQEVITAAKAVCADDFIREFDQGYLTEVNERGSKLSQGQRQLISFARTLLANPRILILDEATSSIDAQTERLLQKGLNELLKGRTSFIIAHRLSTVKNCDRIMYVSNKGIAESGSHDELIARRGLYHRLYTAQKMEA; via the coding sequence GTGGCCAGGAATAAATTCGATGTCGATGAGAATCTGGAATCGCCGTTTAATATTAAGCATTTCCGGCGGGCCATGGTCTATATCAGACGCAAGAAGAAACCGATGATTCTCGCATTCGTGCTTAGCGCACTGTCAGCGGCTATCGCCCTATCCGCCCCGCTGATTATGCAGCATGTGGTAGACGTAACCATTCCGGCAAAAGAAATGGGCGCGCTGGTTGGCTGGTCCGCGCTGATGCTGGCGACCATTGTGGTCAGCGTAATTCTGGCTACCATCCGCTCACGGATAATGACCAGTGTCGGGCAGGATATTATCTTCGATATCCGTACCGATCTGTTCAAGCATCTGCAGGATTTGCCGTTCAAATATTACGATGACCGGCCACAGGGCAAGATCCTGATCCGGGTTGTAAACTACGTTAATGCGGTGTCCGACGTGTTGTCGAACGGAATTATTAACTTTATCCTAGAAATCGTGAATCTGATCTTCATCGCTGCCTTCATGTTCGCCGTTGATGTCCGGCTCTCCTTCGTCATCCTTGCAGGATTGCCTGTATTCCTCGGTGTCATGCTGCTCATCAAAACCCGGCAGCGCCGGGCATGGCAGGCGGTATCGAACAAAAGCTCCAATCTGAACGCCTATCTGCAGGAAAGTATCAGCGGGATCGGCGTAACGCAGATGTTCTCCCGGGAACAGCGCAATGAGGGCGTCTTTACTCGCCTAGCCGGTAATTTCCGCACGGAATGGATGCGGGCGCTGCGTTACAATACGCTTATTCCGTTCACTGTCGATAACTTGTCTACCATGGTTACGGCAATGATTTTCCTGGTTGGCCTGCTGACTCTGAACCCGCAGAGCATGACGCTTGGTGTCATTCTCGCGATGAGCAGTTATGCCGCCCGCTTCTGGCAGCCGATTCTCAATCTATCCCAGCTGTACAATAACTTCATTAATGCGGTAGCTTACCTGGAGCGTATCTTCGAAACGCTGGATGAGCCGGTTACCGTCAGCGATATTCCCGGGGCGAAGGAGCTGCCGCCCGTTCAGGGCCGGGTCACCTTCGACGATGTAACCTTCGCCTACGATCCGGGGCTGAACATCCTGGAGAACATCTCCTTCGATGTCGCAGCCGGAGAGAGCATCGCCCTGGTCGGTCCGACCGGTGCAGGCAAAACTACGGTCGTCAATCTGATCTCGCGCTTCTATAACCTTACCGGCGGCAGAATCCTGATCGACGGGCAGGATATTGCCGAGATCACGCTGAAATCGCTGCGCAGCCAGATGGGCATTATGCTGCAGGACAGCTTCATCTTCTCGGGAACGATTCTGGATAATATCCGCTACGGCAGACCGGATGCCACCGAGCAAGAAGTCATCACCGCTGCGAAGGCCGTCTGCGCCGATGATTTCATCCGTGAATTCGACCAGGGCTACCTGACGGAGGTTAATGAGCGCGGCTCCAAGCTGTCCCAGGGACAGCGGCAGCTCATCTCGTTCGCCAGAACCCTGCTGGCCAACCCGCGTATTCTCATTCTGGATGAAGCCACTTCTTCCATTGATGCGCAGACCGAGCGTCTGCTCCAGAAGGGGCTGAATGAGCTGCTCAAGGGACGTACCTCGTTCATCATCGCGCACCGGCTGTCCACCGTGAAGAACTGCGACCGCATCATGTATGTCTCGAACAAGGGTATTGCGGAAAGCGGCTCGCATGATGAGCTGATCGCCCGCCGCGGCCTCTACCACCGGCTCTATACGGCGCAGAAGATGGAAGCATAA
- a CDS encoding GNAT family N-acetyltransferase — MNVDVVFDRFPVLRSDELVLNRIEETHLDGLFDIYSNDKVFEYCGIIPKHNKATVSNMIGHFERDYAKRSRIKWGIFASGEEGRLLGIIEACDFNQKVNMVTIGYFLAEAHWGQGIASKAVEILLDYIFREVQVNRIQAEVMLLNEPSKKVLLKTGFIKEGVLRQAALWSGKGIVDLEIYSMLRGDYIQV; from the coding sequence ATGAATGTGGACGTTGTGTTTGACCGGTTTCCTGTACTAAGATCAGATGAACTTGTATTGAACAGAATTGAGGAGACTCATCTGGACGGGCTATTTGATATTTACAGCAATGACAAGGTGTTTGAATATTGCGGGATCATTCCGAAGCATAACAAGGCTACAGTCAGCAATATGATAGGACATTTCGAACGGGACTACGCCAAAAGATCAAGGATCAAGTGGGGCATCTTTGCTAGTGGTGAGGAGGGGCGTCTGCTCGGAATTATTGAAGCCTGCGATTTCAATCAGAAGGTGAATATGGTGACGATCGGCTACTTCCTGGCAGAAGCCCATTGGGGACAAGGCATTGCCTCTAAGGCTGTTGAAATCCTGCTGGACTATATCTTCAGAGAGGTTCAGGTGAACAGAATTCAGGCCGAAGTCATGCTGTTGAATGAACCGTCCAAGAAGGTGCTCCTGAAGACAGGGTTCATCAAGGAGGGGGTTCTGCGGCAAGCCGCCTTGTGGTCAGGCAAAGGAATTGTTGATCTGGAGATATACAGTATGCTTAGGGGAGATTATATTCAGGTGTGA
- a CDS encoding AraC family transcriptional regulator, translating to MNLDYRERIDKVIAYIEEHSSQPLKLDTLAEISHFSKFHFSRIFTAMVGVTPMVFVNRKRIQHALVLLTETNKTILEVAGQCGFESVSVFNAHFKRYYGCTPGSIRNSSRRNSNFASSFSNIQAESASLADYNRARSNPLLRRAWDSMVEIRQIPEIEVAYIRHIGSYLDTYSAWDKLSRWADQHGLHAGNQQFIGISLDDGDLVEESACRYDACVTVPEGFEQGAHRPQVEFKTVSGGMYAVYSYYDTVDKLVLAYDSMFSVWLPRSGYEADDRPCLEFCLNDPMKDQQGKCKVDLYIPIRQRV from the coding sequence ATGAATCTTGATTATAGAGAGCGAATCGATAAGGTCATTGCATACATAGAGGAACACAGCAGTCAGCCGCTTAAGCTCGATACCCTGGCGGAGATCTCCCATTTCTCCAAATTTCATTTCAGCAGAATATTCACAGCTATGGTCGGTGTGACTCCGATGGTATTTGTAAACAGGAAGCGTATACAGCACGCACTGGTGCTGCTGACCGAAACGAATAAGACCATCCTGGAGGTTGCGGGTCAATGTGGTTTCGAATCGGTATCGGTCTTTAATGCCCATTTCAAACGGTATTATGGCTGTACACCGGGCAGTATCAGGAACAGCAGCCGGAGAAACAGCAATTTCGCATCATCCTTTAGCAATATACAGGCAGAATCAGCTTCCCTGGCAGATTACAATAGAGCAAGAAGTAATCCGCTGTTAAGGAGGGCTTGGGATAGTATGGTAGAAATCAGACAGATCCCGGAGATTGAAGTTGCTTATATCAGGCATATTGGAAGTTACCTGGATACGTATAGCGCATGGGACAAGCTAAGCCGCTGGGCAGACCAGCACGGTCTTCATGCAGGGAATCAGCAGTTTATCGGAATATCTTTGGATGACGGGGATCTCGTAGAAGAGTCTGCGTGCCGGTATGATGCCTGCGTTACAGTTCCGGAAGGGTTTGAGCAGGGAGCACACCGGCCGCAGGTAGAATTCAAGACAGTGTCCGGCGGCATGTATGCGGTGTATTCATACTATGATACGGTGGACAAACTGGTCCTCGCGTACGACAGCATGTTCAGCGTGTGGTTACCCCGCAGCGGGTACGAAGCGGACGACAGGCCGTGTCTTGAATTCTGTCTGAATGATCCCATGAAGGATCAGCAAGGCAAGTGTAAGGTTGATTTGTATATCCCCATTAGGCAGCGCGTATAA
- a CDS encoding ABC transporter ATP-binding protein, with protein MFELKWLWQNLEGNRARYIVALCLSVVGSSLTIVNPYLSQRIVDTFIAGDHAGQNLATERGLLIALCLGMIGFSLLRTGLAYLTTMQYEISSQNMMYNIRIYLYNKIQGQDREYYDRNRTGDLMTKMTGDLDMVRHSMAWIFKMIIESLTIFLAAVIYFLTIDVQLTLWMLILSPPIFVVAFIFAKRVRPMYIDLRERLSQLNTTTQENISGNRVVKAFAREEFEIAKFTEKNVNYSVANKKAALVWLDYFPYLESFAQAFNVILMLAGGYFLMHGRITFGEFAAFSSLIWAVSNPMRNIGIIINDIQRFFASLSKIVDIYYARPAIVNEHNITERRRYEGRIEFEHVRFKYDSATVLDDLSFTIEPGETIAIMGATGSGKTSLINLIPRFYDVAGGRVLVDGRDVRELELDELRGNIGMATQDVLLFSDTIDGNIAYGDPDLTEEEAQAYAGLAAAHDFIVKMPEGYDTVVGERGVGLSGGQKQRIALARALAVHRPILILDDTTSAVDLETEEHIQRSLRELEYPCTKIIIAQRVSTTAQADRILILEGGRLIEEGTHAELLAKRGYYYDVFMLQNEGIGRQVTESGQE; from the coding sequence ATGTTTGAACTTAAATGGCTGTGGCAAAACCTCGAGGGCAACCGGGCACGGTATATCGTGGCGCTTTGTCTCTCGGTAGTGGGCTCGAGTCTTACGATAGTGAACCCGTACCTCAGCCAGCGTATCGTCGATACGTTTATAGCCGGCGACCACGCAGGGCAGAATCTTGCTACAGAAAGGGGACTGCTCATTGCGCTCTGCCTGGGCATGATCGGCTTTTCCCTGCTGCGCACAGGTCTGGCTTATCTTACAACCATGCAGTACGAAATATCCTCCCAGAATATGATGTACAACATCCGCATTTATTTGTACAACAAGATTCAGGGGCAGGACCGGGAATATTATGACCGCAATCGTACCGGTGATCTTATGACCAAGATGACAGGCGATCTGGATATGGTCCGGCATTCGATGGCGTGGATTTTCAAGATGATCATTGAATCGCTGACGATTTTTCTGGCTGCCGTCATTTATTTCCTTACAATTGATGTCCAGCTGACGCTGTGGATGCTGATCTTGTCGCCACCGATTTTTGTCGTGGCCTTTATCTTCGCCAAACGTGTCCGTCCCATGTACATTGATCTGCGCGAGCGGCTGTCCCAGCTTAACACGACGACCCAGGAGAACATTTCAGGCAACCGTGTAGTCAAGGCTTTCGCCCGTGAAGAGTTTGAGATTGCCAAATTCACGGAGAAGAATGTCAACTACTCTGTGGCGAACAAGAAGGCGGCCCTCGTCTGGCTCGATTACTTTCCTTATCTGGAGTCCTTCGCCCAAGCCTTCAACGTCATCCTGATGCTGGCCGGCGGCTACTTCCTGATGCACGGCCGGATCACCTTTGGTGAGTTCGCAGCCTTCTCCTCGCTAATCTGGGCGGTATCCAACCCTATGCGCAATATCGGGATCATTATCAATGATATCCAGCGCTTTTTTGCCAGCTTATCCAAAATCGTCGATATCTATTATGCCCGCCCCGCTATTGTGAACGAGCATAATATCACAGAGCGCCGCCGCTATGAGGGCCGGATTGAGTTCGAGCATGTCCGGTTCAAATATGACAGCGCTACCGTGCTTGATGACCTGAGCTTTACGATTGAACCCGGTGAAACGATCGCCATTATGGGCGCGACAGGCTCAGGCAAGACATCGCTGATCAACCTCATCCCCCGGTTCTACGATGTGGCCGGAGGCCGCGTGCTGGTAGACGGCCGGGATGTCCGTGAGCTTGAGCTTGATGAACTGCGCGGGAATATCGGGATGGCTACGCAGGACGTCCTCCTGTTCTCCGATACGATTGACGGCAATATCGCCTATGGCGACCCCGATCTTACGGAGGAAGAAGCGCAGGCCTATGCCGGCCTCGCAGCAGCCCATGACTTCATCGTCAAAATGCCGGAAGGCTATGATACGGTAGTCGGCGAACGCGGTGTCGGCTTGTCCGGGGGACAGAAGCAGCGTATTGCGCTTGCCCGCGCGCTGGCGGTGCACCGCCCGATCCTAATCCTGGATGATACGACGTCTGCCGTCGATCTGGAGACGGAGGAGCATATTCAGCGGAGTCTGCGTGAGCTGGAGTATCCCTGCACGAAGATTATCATTGCACAGCGGGTATCCACTACCGCCCAGGCAGACCGCATCCTGATCTTAGAGGGCGGCCGTCTGATTGAGGAAGGCACCCACGCCGAGCTGCTGGCCAAGCGGGGGTATTACTACGATGTATTCATGCTGCAGAACGAGGGCATTGGAAGGCAGGTGACCGAGAGTGGCCAGGAATAA